CCAGGTCAGGCTTGTAACCACATTCGCCAATGTGAATCGGGGACATCCAATGGTTCCTGGAGATGCGAGTAATCAAGGATAACGGATTTTACTCTCTGAAGCAATACCACTTTATCAAGTAGATCGGGTTCAAGGTTCGAAATATCCCATGGGCTCGAACTATTTCGAGCTGAGACTTGAAAGCGAGAAGCTTAAGGATAACCTGAACTACGACAAGCTAATCGGATGTTTGCTCTACCTTGCAACATACAGTCGCAAGTATTGTATATCGATAACGGGTTGAGGTTGGGTGGGAAGGAGAAAAAGATGTTGGAATTGACAGGATATTGTGACGCAGACTGGGCGGAAGACACGGTCGACAGGAAGTCATACAGTGAGCCGAGTACGTTTCCTTGTCAGAGGCGGAGCAGCTACGATCGCTGTTGGAAGAAATGAACCAGAAGCAGATCAACGCAATGATTATTTTCGAGGACAAAAGAACTTGCTTGAACATTGTCTCTCTCGACTACCAGAAGAAGAGGTCTAAGCATATAGACACACGGTTTCATTACAATTATTTGTGTTCGTCTGGAATGATCAACCTAAAATTTTGTTCATCAGGAGACCTAATCGAGGACATCCTCACTAAACCCCTGGGGTCGTTGAAGGTAAAGAGGTTCGTAATGGTGTTGGGTCTGGTTTCGGTACCGGATTATGAAGGACACCAGGGTTGAATCCACGAGGAGGAACATTGGGGACCCCCGTCGTCGCTACGGGAAAACACCCTTACAGTATACGCAGGAGGCTATTCCACTCCTGACAGTGACAGCAGAACAGGAAACGAAGAAGCATTTTTTAATTCCATAGTAACGCTCAGTTCAATAAAGACGTATTGAAAAGTAGTCTCCGCGTTTacgtttttttctatttgatTTTCCCATTTCCGCTGCGTAGTTGTTCCTATTTTGCCGTTGGTCCGCCAACAGTTAAAACATGGCAAAAGTATGGAAAAACAATGAAGGTAGTAGAAGAACacgacattataatatctacTGAACGGGATAATTCTTTCAAACGGTCAGCGAAGTAATTAACTGTTGACAAAGTTTACCGTATTCGTTTTGATCGCCGGATATACGCCGAAGTTTTATTGCCTTTCCGCTGTGGCTATCCTTCATGCGTCCTTCGAACACTTGTAGTTCGATCTGCAAACCACCGGAATACTCTAAATTAAGGTTAGAATTGTCGACTGTAGCTATGGATTTTTCCATGTGATCTCCACTGTATTGACCCCCGCCACCGGTGGGATCTATTTTGGCTGCATTGAATACACAACCCATCGGGGGCACCTGCAGATCGATTTTCTGCTTTACCATTTCCAATATTCGAGAAGAATCTAGGGTGGAACATTCCTGAGGCAGCTGCAGCTCGAAGCACTCATCCTTGTTGATCGTTCTCGTATCACACAGTGAGTCCGGGCTGAGTCGGGCATCTTGTTCGGAATGAGAATCGCAGCTTTTGAAACCCGAACTAGTGGATGGCTCTAGACTAGGCGAATGATTTGAATGATTCGAATCGTTGCTGAGACTATCGTCGCTGAACCCTAATGACTTGTCGCTACCCCGACGAGCGTAAGAATCGCTAGTGTCCGTGTCGAGCTTAGCCGACGTGGACGTTGAATTGTTCTCGGTTTCAAGACTAGCTTTTCTACCGACGCCACGAGTGATAGAAGGCATATCACTGGACGGTTCCGATATTAGCAACCCCTGAAATCCTAACCCTGAACTCTGGCAGTTGAGCGAATCATCACTATCGTGACTGGAATCCGATAGAGCTACTAGCGTAATTTCACTTCCTTGTACATCTGTTAGGCATATCTGCGGATGAGTATGCTGAAAGCTTAGATCCTCCGGGGATCCACCAGCCGACTGGCTCTTGTACGGCACACCACACTGAAACGACGTAGCGTTAGGATTCTCTTCCTGTATTATACAAAGATTCGGTGAAGTTGGTGGCGTTGCTGACAGACGTATCTGTTGTGGAGGCATGAGACTAAAGTTTTTCATATCGAAATAGTTGTGGGAAGAACAGCCAGTAACAGATGGATTCATCGTGTAGTTGTTCCTGTGATAATCTGCGTCTAAACTATTCACTACATCCATACTAAGATCTAGAGGTTCATTGCATGCCACCGGGAATGCTGCGGAAGTTCCCCGAGTGATAGAACCACCCGCAGCGGACGTTGTACTTCCCCCAGTGTTCATAATACTAATACCGCGTGTTATTTGGTGCATTGGGGATGTACCACCTGTACCGGCTGTACCTGAGGGCCCGGGTAAGATAGGCGACGGACATTCGCTGTAATACACCGGAGAGGGACATCCACTATTGCTATTACTTCCTGGGAAGTTTAACCCAGGTATATTTCCCGCTATTCCAAACGAAGCATAAGGTAGCCCACCATAGTATCCATAATTTGGGGTACCAGCGCAATTGCTGGAAAAGTTGTTAGTTTGAATAGCGCCTGCTCGTGCAGATAGCGGCGAGACACTTTGACTATGCTGTAATTGCTGTTGTAGTGCGTGACCCAGATCGGGATTAATTGAGTGAGTAAATAACCCCAACTGTTGGCGAACTTCGAACGGTACCGTTCGAGTACTAATAATATTTTTGGCTGAATCTATTTGAATACGCTTCTCTAATACCAGTTTTTCCAGCCCAGGTATGATAGACAACATCATATCATGGGGCAGTGTTATGTCCCGTTGAGATCTATCTTCGAATGGTTTGCAGTGCATCGGTGATCCGGGCAAACTCACTGAGTTATCGGCCAGGGGAGGACTCGGTGTTATCAACTGGTTTCGTTGTTGAGTGCCAACGTTGAGGCCTTTTTGGAGTTGCTGGCACTCCTGGAATGGTCCTTGGAATTGTGTGTTGATCTTGGAGCCTTCCGATGCCCGTCGAACGGGACTATAGCGACCTGCAATATCAAGTATAAATAACAATATGAAATATGGAATCAggtgaaaaaacagaaagtgggctatacctgtggtataaccgcaaggttgacgtaggactatcgttgatttagtgatcatttgaggggctcaaaatgaaaggagtgtaagtgacatcatcgatttctctacatcgacttgttttaagttgaatctgaatccattctgaatgaatgaataaatgaatatttgagggacTGAACTTCGAaagcgagagcgttacgttggaggtacaaggttctatgcattcaatattggatacaaaaatattctactgatggggaagaataatcctcagctttcctgttagttgcacttgattgaaaaaccacaaaacgaaatgcatttgatcgcagtattatataaatagaaaacattaatataaactgtttcgcttgaatgtaattttcaattccaaggggaactggcagattattttgcagcaacgatgacatctttccggattcttctcgataaccaccaaacgaaaagagttgcggcTGCTCCGATGACTCAAGCGgatccaattttcgatgctgttgCTTTCTTGGTCGCTCTCCTCCTTCTCCCGATGGATTCCGTTCCTAAGGttcctaaggtgcacaaacaggctactggtgacaccgttcatcagcgacaacatgcttcaatcgctgttcaattataactgaatggatttccgagcggcgcttatatactgattggtgatttcaatagtccgttttgaaagcaattttaaggctaatgaaacgagtttttggataaaaaaagtaacaagtatataacccgtagacattttatctttcgaatgaagtgtttatcataccatttcgttcagttgtttaggagctattaacgttcaaatttcgttctccggcgtaacgctatcgttttcgaaacaccccggtatagaaatgaaagacgtagtcctacgtcaaaaatattgtaAAGATGAAATGAAACTAATTACTACCATAGAACGACACTATTATAGAGCGCAGTGATTAGTATATGAATCCTTACATACATATCTGGGTGTGGGTTAGTCGGCGAACGAGATTCTTGTGAAATTCATCGCAACAACATCGACTTACCAATCTCCTGTACGGTaggcaatttacatgctctggcGAAGCGTCTGCTACAAATATTTTGCAGTGCAGTAGTGCAAGTAGCATTAGGTTGTGTCGGTGTGGGTTGTTGTAAAGAGGGACCTGGCACAATTGGTGGAGAATTTGGCTCTAATCCTGCAGGTAGTAATCCAAAACCACCCACCAACGCGGTATTCGCGGTGTTTTGGGGACCAGGATTCATTCCCGGCACACACCCCATCATGAGAGTCCCTGTACTAGCTACTCCAGAAACTGGCATGTGAGCAGGTAACACAGGCATCAGCGGATTTGTTGGGGTCATTAGCGATGGGGGTAGATAATTTCGGTTCATTCGTGCCTCTACTTCACGCACCAAATCGGGACTAATCACTACATATTGTTTACATTAATTCAAAACACGAGTTACAACATCAACATTACGCAAAAATCAAACGAAaagaaatagaataaaattatag
The Toxorhynchites rutilus septentrionalis strain SRP chromosome 2, ASM2978413v1, whole genome shotgun sequence genome window above contains:
- the LOC129765419 gene encoding uncharacterized protein LOC129765419 isoform X1 codes for the protein MSENFAAAAAAKQMPIEKLVRVGYYELDKTIGKGNFAVVKLASNVITNSKVAIKIIDKTCLDDENLAKTFREISILKLLHHPHITRLYEVMESRNKIYLVTEHAAKGEIFDHLVANGRMKEEEAARIFSQIISAVHYCHRKGIVHRDLKAENVLLDNEMNVKLADFGFSNTFSEGTPLRTWCGSPPYAAPEVFQGVEYDGPKSDIWSLGVVLYVLVCGALPFDGATLHDLRSVVVAGKFRIPFFMSQECEHLIRHMLVVEPEKRYTLKQIANHKWLEVYNAIPMLDSGSYPITEGANLDTVVMTHMLQLPGLTADMIAQSVHENRFDHIYAIYYLLVDKLKQKRKEKSRLQHHASLAYSRSRKTSITTGIVDRTEVIKNDSFERLSPLTNTGSTILSMSTSLEPTEELEKYDLETANIARTPESNDHLFPPSCANTSATRRHTVGPGDIAHEQSLVNPNAPIYFKAGSAEQQAPTQNVPINIPMLQNQPIHNLTIKDQHLLKPPTVMGATGAFGRRASDGGANLHIYYPTTSNFNEQPVGEPSYSGQAGQALATGGISVLNDYPMPVVTMVEPTDDTNDEIQRYMHGRGCTKRHTVGCTDDLSTGNSTPMDPPQAHSPAPSTTVGGGGGGRTRRTGLLTVMERPPVISPDLVREVEARMNRNYLPPSLMTPTNPLMPVLPAHMPVSGVASTGTLMMGCVPGMNPGPQNTANTALVGGFGLLPAGLEPNSPPIVPGPSLQQPTPTQPNATCTTALQNICSRRFARACKLPTVQEIGRYSPVRRASEGSKINTQFQGPFQECQQLQKGLNVGTQQRNQLITPSPPLADNSVSLPGSPMHCKPFEDRSQRDITLPHDMMLSIIPGLEKLVLEKRIQIDSAKNIISTRTVPFEVRQQLGLFTHSINPDLGHALQQQLQHSQSVSPLSARAGAIQTNNFSSNCAGTPNYGYYGGLPYASFGIAGNIPGLNFPGSNSNSGCPSPVYYSECPSPILPGPSGTAGTGGTSPMHQITRGISIMNTGGSTTSAAGGSITRGTSAAFPVACNEPLDLSMDVVNSLDADYHRNNYTMNPSVTGCSSHNYFDMKNFSLMPPQQIRLSATPPTSPNLCIIQEENPNATSFQCGVPYKSQSAGGSPEDLSFQHTHPQICLTDVQGSEITLVALSDSSHDSDDSLNCQSSGLGFQGLLISEPSSDMPSITRGVGRKASLETENNSTSTSAKLDTDTSDSYARRGSDKSLGFSDDSLSNDSNHSNHSPSLEPSTSSGFKSCDSHSEQDARLSPDSLCDTRTINKDECFELQLPQECSTLDSSRILEMVKQKIDLQVPPMGCVFNAAKIDPTGGGGQYSGDHMEKSIATVDNSNLNLEYSGGLQIELQVFEGRMKDSHSGKAIKLRRISGDQNEYGKLCQQLITSLTV
- the LOC129765419 gene encoding uncharacterized protein LOC129765419 isoform X2, yielding MSENFAAAAAAKQMPIEKLVRVGYYELDKTIGKGNFAVVKLASNVITNSKVAIKIIDKTCLDDENLAKTFREISILKLLHHPHITRLYEVMESRNKIYLVTEHAAKGEIFDHLVANGRMKEEEAARIFSQIISAVHYCHRKGIVHRDLKAENVLLDNEMNVKLADFGFSNTFSEGTPLRTWCGSPPYAAPEVFQGVEYDGPKSDIWSLGVVLYVLVCGALPFDGATLHDLRSVVVAGKFRIPFFMSQECEHLIRHMLVVEPEKRYTLKQIANHKWLEVYNAIPMLDSGSYPITEGANLDTVVMTHMLQLPGLTADMIAQSVHENRFDHIYAIYYLLVDKLKQKRKEKSRLQHHASLAYSRSRKTSITTGIVDRTEVIKNDSFERLSPLTNTGSTILSMSTSLEPTEELEKYDLETANIARTPESNDHLFPPSCANTSATRRHTVGPGDIAHEQSLVNPNAPIYFKAGSAEQQAPTQNVPINIPMLQNQPIHNLTIKDQHLLKPPTVMGASAFGRRASDGGANLHIYYPTTSNFNEQPVGEPSYSGQAGQALATGGISVLNDYPMPVVTMVEPTDDTNDEIQRYMHGRGCTKRHTVGCTDDLSTGNSTPMDPPQAHSPAPSTTVGGGGGGRTRRTGLLTVMERPPVISPDLVREVEARMNRNYLPPSLMTPTNPLMPVLPAHMPVSGVASTGTLMMGCVPGMNPGPQNTANTALVGGFGLLPAGLEPNSPPIVPGPSLQQPTPTQPNATCTTALQNICSRRFARACKLPTVQEIGRYSPVRRASEGSKINTQFQGPFQECQQLQKGLNVGTQQRNQLITPSPPLADNSVSLPGSPMHCKPFEDRSQRDITLPHDMMLSIIPGLEKLVLEKRIQIDSAKNIISTRTVPFEVRQQLGLFTHSINPDLGHALQQQLQHSQSVSPLSARAGAIQTNNFSSNCAGTPNYGYYGGLPYASFGIAGNIPGLNFPGSNSNSGCPSPVYYSECPSPILPGPSGTAGTGGTSPMHQITRGISIMNTGGSTTSAAGGSITRGTSAAFPVACNEPLDLSMDVVNSLDADYHRNNYTMNPSVTGCSSHNYFDMKNFSLMPPQQIRLSATPPTSPNLCIIQEENPNATSFQCGVPYKSQSAGGSPEDLSFQHTHPQICLTDVQGSEITLVALSDSSHDSDDSLNCQSSGLGFQGLLISEPSSDMPSITRGVGRKASLETENNSTSTSAKLDTDTSDSYARRGSDKSLGFSDDSLSNDSNHSNHSPSLEPSTSSGFKSCDSHSEQDARLSPDSLCDTRTINKDECFELQLPQECSTLDSSRILEMVKQKIDLQVPPMGCVFNAAKIDPTGGGGQYSGDHMEKSIATVDNSNLNLEYSGGLQIELQVFEGRMKDSHSGKAIKLRRISGDQNEYGKLCQQLITSLTV